Proteins encoded in a region of the Populus nigra chromosome 3, ddPopNigr1.1, whole genome shotgun sequence genome:
- the LOC133688240 gene encoding kinesin-like protein NACK2, with protein sequence MVGTPVTPASKMIQRTPSTTPGGGTRVREEKILVTVRVRPLSRREQALYDLIAWDCPDDHTILFKNPNQERPATSYKFDKVFDPSCSTLKVYEEGAKNVALSALTGINATIFAYGQTSSGKTYTMRGITENAVTDIFEHIKNTQERVFILKVSALEIYNENVIDLLNRESGHLRLLDDPERGIIVEKLVEEVVKDIHHLRHLIGICEAQRQVGETSLNDKSSRSHQIIRLTVESSLREKSGCVKSFLASLNLVDLAGSERASQTNADGARFKEGSHINRSLLTLTTVIRKLSGGKRSGHIPYRDSKLTRILQHSLGGNARTAIICTMSPALSHVEQTRNTLSFATSAKEVTNNAQINMVVSDKKLVKHLQKEVERLEAELRSPEPSSASYLQSLLIEKNLQIEQMEREMKELKRQRDHAQSQLEEERIARKEQKGTSQCGPSGQVARCLSFPVESGQVIGGKPTEAQQMNVVGRQAMVRQSVTSTDPSMLVQEIRKLEQRQRQLGMEANRALEILHKEVASHRLGNQATAETIANMLSDIKEIQVVSTFAGEIVNGEKANAASLKEEITRLNSHECTIVSLERKLDNVQKSIDMLVSSFSSTEETPNSKVQLKKKIFPFALNNSSSMQNIIRSPCSPLTSSGGVVDNEIENRVPENSNALFCSNSLARPSEATPLKSGKNGNRTPSREVTPASGSNSVNVKKMQRMFKNAAEENIRSIRAYVTELKERVAKLQYQKQLLVCQVLELEANEEATTETENMDQSPMPWHLVFDDQRKQIIMLWHLCHVSIIHRTQFYLLFRGEPGDQIYLEVELRRLTWLEQHLAELGNASPALLGDEPASSVSSSIKALRQEREYLAKRVNSKLTVDEREMLYVKWEIPQGGKQRRLQLVNKLWTDPLNMQHIKESAEIVAKLVGFCESGEHVSKEMFELNFANPCDKKTWMGWNLISSLLNL encoded by the exons ATGGTAGGAACACCAGTAACACCAGCATCAAAGATGATACAGAGAACGCCGTCGACAACTCCAGGCGGTGGAACTAGGGTTCGCGAAGAGAAGATTCTAGTAACAGTTAGGGTTCGGCCGTTAAGCAGGAGAGAACAAGCATTGTATGATTTAATTGCTTGGGATTGTCCGGATGATCACACTATTCTTTTCAAAAATCCTAATCAGGAGCGACCTGCTACTTCTTATAAATttg ATAAGGTTTTTGATCCGAGTTGTTCGACGCTCAAGGTTTATGAGGAGGGAGCTAAGAATGTTGCTTTGTCTGCTCTTACCGGAATCAacg cGACAATTTTTGCTTATGGGCAAACTAGTAGTGGGAAGACATATACAATGAGAGGAATCACGGAGAATGCTGTTACGGACATCtttgagcacataaaaaat ACTCAGGAGAGGGTATTTATTCTAAAGGTGTCTGCGTTGGAGATCTACAATGAGAATGTTATAGATCTTTTGAATCGTGAATCTGGTCACCTTAGGCTTTTGGATGATCCTGAG AGAGGGATCATTGTGGAAAAGCTAGTTGAAGAAGTTGTCAAGGACATTCATCATTTGAGACACTTGATTGGCATTTGTGAAG CTCAAAGGCAAGTAGGAGAAACTTCTCTGAATGATAAGAGCTCTAGATCACATCAGATAATACGGTTG ACTGTCGAAAGCAGTCTCAGGGAAAAATCAGGGTGTGTGAAGTCCTTCCTAGCAAGTTTG AATCTTGTGGACCTTGCTGGTAGTGAGCGTGCCTCACAAACAAACGCTGATGGTGCAAGATTCAAGGAAGGTAGTCATATTAACCGCAGTTTGTTGACACTCACAACAGTGATCAGAAAACTAAG TGGTGGAAAGAGGAGTGGTCATATACCATACAGGGACTCAAAGCTCACACGGATATTGCAGCATTCACTTGGGGGTAATGCTAGAACAGCAATTATATGCACCATGAGTCCGGCTTTAAGTCATGTGGAACAAACAAGGAATACACTTTCATTTGCAACTAGTGCAAAGGAAGTTACCAACAATGCCCAAATAAATATG GTTGTTTCAGACAAGAAATTAGTTAAGCATTTGCAGAAGGAAGTGGAAAGACTTGAAGCAGAGCTGCGGAGTCCAGAGCCTTCTTCGGCTTCTTATTTGCAGTCTTTACTAATAGAAAAGAATTTACAAATTGAGCAG AtggagagagaaatgaaagagCTGAAGCGGCAGAGAGACCATGCGCAATCCcaacttgaagaagaaagaattgCACGCAAAGAGCAGAAG GGTACAAGTCAATGTGGACCCTCTGGACAAGTGGCCAGGTGTCTTTCATTTCCTGTTGAGAGTGGACAGGTTATTGGTGGTAAGCCTACAGAAGCACAACAGATGAATGTGGTTGGAAGGCAGGCAATGGTTCGACAGTCAGTCACTTCTACAGATCCTTCCATGCTTGTTCAAGAAATTCGTAAGCTTGAGCAGCGACAGAGGCAACTGGGTATGGAAGCGAATCGAGCACTTGAAATACTTCATAAGGAGGTTGCTTCCCACAGACTGGGTAATCAAGCAACTGCTGAAACCATAGCAAATATGCTGTCTGATATCAAGGAAATACAAGTAGTTTCCACTTTTGCAGGAGAAATTGTCAATGGAGAGAAGGCCAACGCTGCCAGCTTGAAAGAAGAGATCACTCGGTTGAACTCTCATGAGTGTACCATTGTGTCTCTAGAAAGGAAGCTTGATAATGTTCAGAAATCCATTGACATGTTGGTTTCCTCTTTTTCAAGTACTGAGGAGACTCCAAACTCCAAGGTccaattaaagaagaagatctttccttttgctttgAACAATAGTTCAAGCATGCAAAACATAATAAGGTCCCCATGCTCACCTCTGACCTCTTCTGGTGGGGTAGTGGATAATGAGATTGAGAACAGAGTCCCTGAGAACAGTAATGCATTGTTTTGTAGCAATTCATTAGCCAGGCCATCTGAAGCTACTCCACTGAAGAGTGGTAAAAATGGCAACCGTACTCCTTCAAGGGAGGTAACTCCAGCATCTGGTTCTAATTCGGTAAATGTGAAGAAAATGCAGAGGATGTTCAAGAATGCTGCAGAAGAGAACATACGGAGTATTAGAGCTTATGTTACTGAGTTAAAAGAAAGGGTGGCAAAGTTGCAATATCAAAAGCAACTTCTAGTTTGCCAG GTGTTGGAGCTCGAGGCAAATGAGGAAGCAACCACCGAGACAGAAAATATGGACCAGTCTCCCATGCCATGGCACTTGGTTTTTGAtgatcaaagaaaacaaattattatgttATGGCACTTGTGCCATGTTTCAATCATACATCGTacacaattttatttgttattcagAGGGGAACCTGGTGATCAGATATATCTGGAAGTTGAGCTTAGACGGTTGACATGGTTGGAGCAGCATTTGGCTGAACTTGGCAATGCAAGCCCAGCACTGCTAGGTGATGAACCTGCAAGCTCAGTGTCATCAAG TATCAAAGCTCTGAGACAAGAAAGAGAATATCTTGCTAAGAGGGTGAATTCAAAGCTTACAGTAGATGAAAGAGAAATGCTATATGTAAAATGGGAAATCCCACAAGGAGGGAAACAAAGGAGGCTTCAACTGGTGAACAAATTGTGGACAGACCCTCTTAACATGCAACACATTAAAGAGAGCGCAGAAATCGTCGCAAAGCTTGTTGGGTTTTGTGAATCTGGTGAACATGTCAGCAAGGAGATGTTTGAGCTAAATTTTGCAAACCCTTGTGATAAGAAGACATGGATGGGGTGGAATTTGATATCTAGCCTTTTAAATCTGTAG
- the LOC133688607 gene encoding phosphoinositide phosphatase SAC3-like, whose protein sequence is MASSTENERPSYSPRISKTAIDDEEEEEEEELLPPPDQVSMQKFRLYKTQSNFYMIGRDKSRTYWRVLKIDRLDPSELNIREDSTTYTERECYDLLRRLHEGNKATGGLKFVTTCYGIVGFIKFLGPYYMLLITKRRQIGAICGHNVYAVCKSEMIPLPNSAVQSSISDSMNENRYKKLLCTVDLTKDFFFSYSYHVMRSLQKNLCDRETGQVLYETMFVWNEFLTRGIRNHLQNTLWTVALVYGFFKQATLFVSGREFKLTLIARRSRHYAGTRYLKRGVNEKGRVANDVETEQIVFEDVPEGFPMQISSVVQNRGSIPLFWSQETSRLIIKPDIILSKKDQNYEATRLHFENLAKRYGNPIIILNLIKAQEKKPRESILRTEFANAIDHINKNLSEENHLRFLHWDLHKHSKNRNATNVLLLLWKVAAYALTLTGFFYCQVTSDLKLEGCTDSPFTENAENGNLSPQYNSNNDNEDGSNLEEKSNGGNSVVNGNHSTKCPMFQMGVLRTNCIDCLDRTNVAQYAFGLAALGHQLNAVGVVDNPKIDLDAPLADDLMGFYERMGDTLAHQYGGSAAHNKIFSERRGQWKAATQSQEFFRTLQRYHSNAYMDAEKQDAINVFLGHVQPQRVKPALWELDSDQHHNVGRNGQTNVDEDARSIFKRSLSDGNNLRGSGSPLLAMNARQQKFCRSAFPDQFQEENNVFSESSPEISTCESDIAFSRYTPSMPRRQLFRYVQRDRYLESDHVFFSGHGDTCNCSNFVDIDWLSSSGNSCEEEPFERSSLLTNYPISGLSSENVNGIMGGTTPSTIEYGSSTKESQRSGMELSYSNPANSNVLEEFSDNFVQWVQPALRFFSIDIKRLLRGQRDK, encoded by the exons ATGGCATCGTCGACGGAGAATGAAAGACCGTCATACTCTCCAAGAATAAGTAAGACTgcaattgatgatgaagaagaagaagaagaagaagagttacTGCCGCCGCCTGACCAGGTTTCTATGCAGAAATTCAGGCTCTATAAGACTCAATCG AACTTTTACATGATAGGGAGGGACAAGAGTAGGACTTATTGGAGAGTGCTAAAGATTGACAGACTCGACCCTTCTGAGTTAAATATTCGTGAAGATTCTACCACGTATACGGAGAGGGAATGCTATGATCTGTTGAGGCGGTTACATGAAGGAAACAAGGCTACCGGTGGGCTTAAATTTGTCACTACTTGTTATGGAATTGTTG gGTTTATCAAATTTCTTGGGCCATACTACATGCTACTCATTACAAAAAGAAGACAGATTGGTGCAATCTGTGGTCATAATGTATATGCAGTCTGCAAGAGTGAGATGATTCCACTTCCAAATTCTGCTGTGCAGTCCAGTATCAGTGATTCTATGAATGAGAACAG GTACAAGAAGCTTTTATGCACGGTGGACCTAACAAAGGACTTTTTTTTTAGCTACTCATACCATGTTATGCGTAGTCTTCAAAAGAACTTGTGTGATAGAGAGACAGGTCAGGTCCTGTACGAAACAATGTTTGTCTGGAATGAGTTCTTGACTCGTGGTATCCGAAATCACCTTCAAAATACTCTGTGGACAGTTGCTTTAGTGTATGGATTCTTTAAACAG GCCACACTTTTTGTATCTGGGCGAGAGTTCAAACTTACCCTTATTGCAAGACGTTCACGCCATTATGCTGGCACGAG GTATTTGAAACGTGGGGTAAATGAGAAGGGCAGAGTGGCTAATGATGTTGAGACAGAGCAGATTGTTTTTGAGGATGTTCCTGAAGGATTTCCCATGCAAATAAGTTCAGTTGTCCAGAACCGTGGCTCCATCCCACTATTTTGGTCACAGGAAACCTCACGTTTGATTATTAAACCAGATATTATAT TGTCAAAGAAGGACCAAAATTATGAAGCAACAAGACTTCATTTTGAAAATCTTGCAAAGAGATATGGAAATCccattattatattaaacttgattaag GCCCAAGAGAAGAAACCCCGAGAGTCAATTCTTCGTACAGAGTTTGCTAATGCTATTGATcatattaacaaaaatttatCCGAGGAGAACCATCTAAGATTCCTTCACTGGGATCTACATAAACATTCTAAAAACAG GAACGCAACAAATGTTTTATTACTTCTGTGGAAAGTGGCTGCATATGCTTTGACGCTAACAGGTTTCTTTTACTGTCAAGTAACATCGGACTTGAAACTTGAGGGATGTACGGATTCTCCTTTTACTGA GAATGCTGAGAATGGCAACTTATCTCCTCAGTATAACAGTAACAATGATAATGAGGATGGCAGCAACTTAGAGGAGAAATCTAATGGAGGTAACAGTGTTGTTAATGGAAATCATTCTACCAAGTGCCCAATGTTCCAGATGGGTGTGCTCAGGACCAATTGCATAGATTGTCTTGATCGCACAAATGTTGCACAGTATGCATTTGGGCTGGCTGCCCTTGGACACCAGCTCAATGCTGTAGGAGTTGTAGATAACCCAAAAATAGACCTTGATGCACCTTTGGCTGATGATTTGATGGGATTTTATGAGAGAATGGGTGACACACTTGCGCATCAGTATGGTGGCTCAgctgctcataataag ATATTCTCTGAGAGAAGGGGTCAGTGGAAGGCAGCAACACAATCCCAGGAGTTCTTCAGAACCCTTCAACGGTATCACAGCAATGCATACATGGATGCTGAGAAACAGGATGCAATTAATGT ATTCTTGGGGCACGTCCAACCACAACGGGTTAAACCTGCACTCTGGGAGTTGGATTCTGACCAGCATCACAATGTTGGAAGGAATGGACAAACCAATGTGGATGAAGATGCAAG gtcTATTTTCAAAAGGTCATTATCTGATGGAAATAATCTTCGGGGAAGTGGCTCACCTTTGTTAGCCATGAATGCGAGGCAGCAGAAATTTTGCAGATCAGCTTTTCCAGATCAATTTCAAGaggaaaacaatgttttttcagAATCATCACCTGAAATATCTACATGTGAAAGTGACATTGCATTTTCAAG GTACACTCCCTCAATGCCTCGCAGACAGCTTTTCAGATATGTGCAAAGAGATCGCTACCTGGAAAGTGATCATGTTTTCTTCTCTGGACATGGAGATACATGTAATTGCTCAAACTTTGTTGATATCGACTGGCTGTCTTCCTCTGGAAACTCATGTGAAGAAGAGCCATTTgagag GTCATCATTACTCACGAACTATCCAATTAGTGGTCTGTCATCTGAAAATGTCAATGGAATAATGGGTGGAACAACCCCATCCACAATTGAATATGGATCCAGCACGAAG GAAAGTCAGCGATCAGGAATGGAGCTATCGTATAGTAATCCAGCAAATTCCAATGTGCTCGAGGAGTTTTCAGATAACTTTGTGCAATGG GTTCAACCTGCTCTGAGATTCTTTTCAATTGATATAAAGAGGTTGCTGAGAGGGCAGAGAGATAAATGA
- the LOC133688609 gene encoding eukaryotic translation initiation factor 3 subunit K-like produces MGREREVPNKSEKEGISYTVEQLVAVNPYNPDILPDLENYVNEQVSSQTYSLDANLCLLRLYQFEPERMSTQIVARILVKALMAMPAPDFSLCLFLIPERVQMEEQFKTLIVLSHYLETGRFRQFWDEAAKSRHIVEAVPGFEQAIQAYAIHLLSLTYQKVPRSVLAEAINIEGLSLDKFLEQQVANCGWILEKSHGRGQLIVLPSNEFNHPELKKNTADSIPLEHVARIFPILG; encoded by the exons atgggaagGGAAAGAGAGGTTCCAAATAAATCAGAAAAGGAAGGAATCTCATACACAGTGGAGCAGCTGGTTGCCGTCAATCCCTACAATCCTGACATCCTCCCTGATCTCGAAAACTACGTTAACGAACAg GTTTCGTCGCAAACATACAGCCTAGATGCAAATCTTTGCCTTCTTCGCCTCTATCAG tttgagCCGGAGAGAATGAGCACCCAAATTGTGGCTCGCATTCTTGTTAAG GCACTCATGGCAATGCCAGCTCCTGATTTCAGCCTTTGTCTCTTTTTGATTCCGGAACGAGTG CAAATGGAGGAACAGTTCAAGACACTGATTGTTCTCTCACATTATTTGGAG ACAGGAAGGTTCCGTCAATTCTGGGATGAAGCTGCTAAGAGTCGCCACATAGTTGAAGCTGTACCag GTTTTGAGCAAGCAATCCAAGCCTATGCAATTCACCTGCTTTCTTTGACTTATCAAAAGGTCCCTAGGTCTGTGCTGGCAGAG GCAATCAACATCGAAGGTCTATCCTTGGACAAGTTCCTAGAACAGCAGGTGGCCAATTGTGGTTGGATATTGGAGAAGAGCCATGGGCGGGGACAACTCATTGTCCTACCAAGTAATGAATTTAATCATCCTGAGCTTAAGAAGAACACTGCAGATAGCATTCCTTTAGAGCATGTTGCCCGCATCTTCCCCATTCTTGGTTGA